One stretch of Pradoshia sp. D12 DNA includes these proteins:
- a CDS encoding immune inhibitor A domain-containing protein encodes MRGKSILASAFAAALTFSAFAPATSAHQVSTISNHAATETSHNHSVTYTGSSFDLSIANEERLIKMLKKEGAIKKNATDKEAQAQLKKYLKKKEENAKKDSSKKFDKQIKELQKKWNKKKKGKKTGKGSKPSNGVVQPVKEEKYKGSVVKDKVLVLMIEFPDYNGDNVRPEDTDMYYQDYTKDHYQQMIFGKKGYTGPNGEKLISMKQYYEQQSGGSYTVDGEVAGWYMAEKPAAEYGGNIPTPDGNDKDARSLVEEALEAAANDPNVDFAEYDQEDRYDYDGDGNKREPDGLIDHLMIVHSAVGEEAGGGTLGGDAIWSHRSNLDGIFDGIFPIANTETDIPYWNGQMAAYDYTIEPIDGAAGVFAHEYGHDLGLPDEYDTQYSGSGEAIGYWSIMASGSWAGKVPGGEPTGFSPYAKEYLQESLGGNWLNYEEVDLDDLTRRGSEFLLDQANTKGRNLDALKVNLPQKKTTVNTPYSGKYEYHSGKGNNLNNSLVTSLDLTNKSTAQLSFKTWYQIEQDWDYASVQVREEGQTNWTGVAGNITTSTNPYEQNPGNGITGNSNGWVDGIFDLNAYAGKKIELRFNYWTDIAAIEPGFYVDDITITADGQELVKDNADTSTSAFTLDGFTKNEGFYTSDQYYLAEWRNHQGVDLGLAHIKRGASLMKYDGGLVVWYVDDSYSDNWTGSHPGEGFLGVVDADQGTLKWSDKSLAATRYQIHDAAFRLDKTDKMYLDYKSVNGLTLSDFDTKPFSVFDDSKNYLNPGKPDAGRNVPKFGVKIKLTGQSKDRTVGKILISK; translated from the coding sequence TTGCGAGGAAAATCTATTTTGGCATCGGCCTTCGCTGCTGCTTTAACATTCAGTGCCTTTGCACCAGCCACTTCTGCTCACCAAGTTTCGACAATAAGTAATCATGCTGCAACCGAGACCAGTCATAATCATTCAGTTACCTATACAGGAAGCTCTTTTGATTTAAGCATTGCCAACGAGGAACGATTAATTAAAATGCTTAAAAAGGAAGGTGCTATCAAGAAAAATGCAACAGATAAAGAAGCACAGGCACAGTTGAAAAAGTACCTAAAGAAAAAAGAAGAAAACGCTAAAAAGGACTCATCAAAAAAATTCGATAAGCAAATAAAAGAGTTGCAAAAGAAGTGGAACAAAAAGAAAAAAGGTAAAAAAACTGGCAAAGGTTCCAAACCTAGTAATGGTGTTGTTCAACCAGTAAAAGAAGAGAAATATAAAGGGTCTGTAGTAAAAGATAAAGTTTTGGTTCTGATGATTGAGTTCCCTGATTACAATGGTGACAATGTCAGACCAGAGGATACAGACATGTACTATCAAGATTATACTAAGGATCATTACCAACAAATGATTTTTGGTAAAAAGGGATATACAGGTCCTAACGGCGAAAAGCTAATTTCTATGAAGCAATATTATGAACAGCAATCTGGCGGTAGCTATACCGTAGATGGTGAAGTAGCTGGTTGGTATATGGCTGAAAAACCTGCTGCTGAGTATGGTGGAAATATTCCCACACCTGATGGAAATGACAAGGATGCACGTAGCCTTGTAGAGGAAGCACTTGAAGCTGCAGCAAACGATCCAAATGTAGATTTTGCTGAGTATGATCAGGAAGATCGCTACGATTATGATGGGGACGGCAATAAACGCGAGCCAGATGGATTAATCGATCACTTAATGATTGTCCACTCTGCTGTAGGTGAAGAAGCAGGTGGCGGCACACTGGGTGGAGATGCAATCTGGTCCCATCGTTCGAATTTGGACGGGATATTCGACGGGATATTCCCAATTGCTAATACGGAAACAGACATACCTTACTGGAATGGACAAATGGCTGCTTACGATTACACAATCGAACCAATTGATGGAGCTGCCGGAGTATTTGCCCATGAATATGGTCATGATTTGGGTCTACCGGATGAATATGATACGCAATACTCAGGATCTGGTGAAGCCATCGGCTATTGGTCAATCATGGCAAGCGGCAGCTGGGCAGGTAAAGTTCCAGGAGGAGAACCAACTGGATTCAGCCCATATGCCAAAGAATATCTTCAGGAGAGCCTCGGTGGAAACTGGCTTAATTATGAAGAGGTCGATTTGGATGATCTGACTAGACGGGGATCTGAATTCCTTCTCGATCAAGCCAATACAAAGGGAAGAAACCTGGATGCGCTTAAAGTGAATTTGCCACAAAAGAAGACCACAGTAAATACTCCTTATAGCGGGAAGTATGAATATCATAGCGGAAAAGGTAATAACCTAAATAACTCTTTGGTTACTTCTCTTGATCTAACAAATAAGTCGACAGCCCAGTTATCTTTCAAGACATGGTACCAAATAGAGCAGGATTGGGACTATGCATCTGTTCAAGTGCGTGAAGAAGGACAAACAAACTGGACAGGCGTAGCAGGGAATATAACCACTTCTACTAATCCATATGAACAAAATCCGGGTAATGGTATAACAGGAAACTCCAACGGATGGGTAGATGGTATATTTGATTTAAATGCCTATGCCGGCAAGAAAATTGAATTACGCTTTAATTACTGGACTGATATAGCAGCTATTGAACCAGGTTTTTATGTAGATGACATTACAATTACTGCTGATGGACAGGAACTCGTAAAAGATAATGCAGATACTTCAACCTCTGCCTTTACATTAGATGGCTTCACCAAGAATGAAGGCTTCTATACAAGCGATCAATACTATTTGGCAGAATGGCGAAATCATCAGGGGGTCGATTTAGGACTTGCTCATATCAAACGCGGAGCCAGCCTAATGAAATATGATGGTGGATTAGTAGTTTGGTATGTGGATGACAGCTATTCAGATAACTGGACAGGCAGTCACCCAGGTGAAGGCTTCCTAGGGGTAGTCGATGCTGACCAAGGAACATTAAAATGGAGTGACAAATCCTTAGCTGCAACTCGTTATCAAATTCATGATGCTGCATTTAGATTAGATAAAACAGATAAAATGTATTTGGATTATAAGAGTGTAAATGGTTTAACATTGTCAGATTTTGACACGAAACCATTTTCTGTGTTTGATGATAGCAAAAATTATTTAAACCCTGGCAAACCGGACGCGGGACGGAATGTTCCTAAGTTTGGCGTAAAAATCAAGTTAACGGGTCAAAGTAAAGACCGTACTGTCGGAAAAATTCTTATTAGTAAATAA
- a CDS encoding HPr family phosphocarrier protein — translation MIEKEVTVQLKTGLQARPAALFVQEASRFSSDIFIIDGEKKVNVKSIMGLMSMAIGTGKTVILAADGQDEEEAIEVLEAFMTKE, via the coding sequence GTGATTGAAAAAGAAGTCACTGTACAGCTTAAAACAGGCTTGCAGGCACGCCCGGCTGCTCTATTTGTTCAGGAGGCAAGTCGTTTTTCATCTGATATATTTATTATAGATGGAGAAAAGAAGGTCAATGTAAAAAGTATTATGGGTTTAATGAGTATGGCGATTGGTACAGGTAAGACAGTGATCCTTGCAGCAGATGGTCAGGATGAAGAAGAGGCTATAGAGGTTTTAGAAGCATTTATGACAAAAGAGTAG
- the whiA gene encoding DNA-binding protein WhiA has product MSFASETKKELTNLEVKECCARSELSALIRMNGSLSFSNRHLIVDVQTENAAIARRIYTFLKKLYNLQVDLLVRKKMKLKKNNVYIVRFSEKAKEVLTDLNIIENGFTIIHDISEELIHKKCCKRSYLRGAFLAGGSVNNPETSSYHLEISSLYKEHNDSLCELMNSFGLKSKTLERKKGFITYLKEAEKISEFLNIIGGHNALLKFEDIRIVRDMRNSVNRLVNCETANLNKTISASLRQVENIRYIENTVGLDILPDKLREIARLRVEYQDVTLKELGEMVSSDKISKSGINHRLRKIDEIAEKLRAGESK; this is encoded by the coding sequence ATGTCGTTTGCGTCGGAAACAAAAAAAGAACTAACCAATTTAGAAGTAAAAGAGTGCTGCGCACGGTCAGAACTATCTGCGCTAATCCGGATGAACGGATCCTTATCCTTTTCCAATCGTCATCTTATTGTGGATGTGCAAACAGAAAATGCAGCGATTGCCCGGAGAATTTATACGTTTTTAAAGAAGCTTTATAATCTCCAGGTTGATTTGCTTGTTCGTAAAAAGATGAAGCTGAAAAAGAATAATGTCTATATTGTACGGTTTTCTGAGAAAGCGAAGGAAGTACTTACAGACTTGAATATCATTGAAAATGGATTTACGATTATCCATGATATATCCGAGGAATTAATCCACAAGAAATGCTGTAAACGATCATATTTACGTGGTGCATTTCTTGCAGGCGGATCAGTTAATAATCCTGAGACTTCCTCGTATCACTTAGAAATATCGTCTTTATATAAAGAGCATAATGATTCTTTGTGTGAGTTGATGAACTCATTCGGATTAAAAAGCAAAACGCTCGAAAGAAAAAAAGGATTTATTACCTATTTGAAGGAAGCGGAAAAGATTTCTGAATTCCTGAATATTATTGGAGGGCATAATGCGCTCTTGAAATTTGAGGATATTCGTATTGTAAGAGACATGCGAAATTCTGTAAATCGACTTGTAAATTGTGAAACTGCAAACTTGAATAAAACAATCAGCGCTTCATTGCGCCAGGTTGAAAATATACGGTATATTGAAAATACAGTTGGTCTGGATATATTGCCTGATAAACTACGTGAAATTGCAAGACTGCGTGTCGAATACCAAGATGTAACCCTAAAAGAACTTGGGGAAATGGTTTCAAGCGATAAAATAAGCAAGTCGGGTATCAATCATCGTCTACGTAAAATAGATGAAATTGCCGAAAAGCTACGAGCCGGTGAATCTAAATAA
- a CDS encoding YvcK family protein codes for MTSISAQPKVVIIGGGSGLPVLLRGLKAYPLDITAIVTVADDGGSSGRLREELDIPSPGDIRNVLAAMSDVEPLIEQMFQHRFTGSEQLSGHALGNLILAAMTSITGDFVHAIQEMSKVLNVRGQVLPSANQSVILHAELEDGTVVSGESKIPYSGKRIKRVFLSPEHIQPPHETIQAIRQADLILMGPGSLYTSILPNLVVPTIAAEIANSKASKVYICNLMTQAGETLNYTASDHLKVINEHLGESCMDTILVNKEDIPAHLKLKYKEEYAQPVIFDINRLEQMGLQVIKDNIVTIQNNRVRHDTVVVASIIYNLLKEKNKV; via the coding sequence ATGACATCCATATCAGCACAACCTAAAGTGGTCATCATAGGTGGTGGATCGGGCCTTCCAGTCCTATTAAGAGGGCTGAAGGCATATCCCCTCGACATTACCGCTATAGTGACCGTTGCGGATGATGGTGGCAGTTCTGGCAGACTGAGAGAGGAACTGGACATCCCTTCTCCTGGTGATATACGGAATGTTTTAGCAGCTATGTCTGATGTAGAGCCATTAATTGAGCAAATGTTTCAGCATCGATTTACAGGCTCTGAACAATTATCAGGTCATGCGCTAGGGAATTTAATTCTTGCTGCGATGACCTCTATTACGGGTGACTTTGTACATGCTATTCAGGAGATGAGTAAGGTTTTAAATGTAAGAGGACAGGTTTTGCCCTCTGCTAACCAGAGCGTAATCCTGCATGCAGAACTCGAGGATGGGACGGTTGTTTCCGGTGAATCAAAAATTCCGTACTCCGGGAAGCGCATAAAGCGGGTATTCCTCAGTCCTGAGCATATTCAGCCTCCTCATGAAACCATTCAGGCCATCAGACAGGCAGATTTAATTTTGATGGGGCCGGGAAGCCTTTATACAAGTATATTACCTAATTTGGTTGTGCCTACAATTGCAGCTGAAATTGCAAATTCCAAAGCATCCAAGGTATATATTTGTAACTTAATGACTCAAGCTGGGGAAACCCTGAATTATACAGCAAGTGACCATTTGAAAGTAATAAATGAGCATTTAGGTGAGTCATGTATGGATACAATCCTAGTCAATAAAGAGGATATCCCTGCGCATTTAAAATTAAAATATAAAGAAGAGTATGCCCAACCGGTTATCTTTGATATAAACAGACTTGAACAAATGGGACTGCAAGTGATTAAGGATAATATAGTAACGATTCAAAATAACCGTGTCAGACATGATACAGTCGTTGTTGCTTCTATTATCTATAATTTATTAAAGGAAAAGAATAAAGTGTAA
- the rapZ gene encoding RNase adapter RapZ, which produces MEEKKIETAASENRLVIITGMSGAGKTVAIQSFEDLGFYCVDNLPPTLLPKFMELMNNSGKKMNKVALVMDLRGREFFEHLFKALDDLNESSKFVPEILFLDADDSVLVRRYKETRRTHPLAPSGSPLEGIRLERDLLEELKGRAQTIYNTSNFKPKELREKIAKQFSVNQRVEFSINIMSFGFKHGIPIDADLVFDVRFLPNPFYIENMRPQTGLDEEVSSYVMKWSETQKFIEKWTDLLDFMIPQYKREGKAQLIIAVGCTGGQHRSVTLAEYLGKRYNNEYHTSVTHRDIDKRKVRTDDIHISTT; this is translated from the coding sequence ATGGAAGAGAAAAAAATAGAAACTGCAGCATCAGAGAATCGGTTGGTCATTATTACGGGTATGTCAGGTGCCGGTAAGACAGTTGCAATACAGAGCTTTGAGGATCTGGGCTTCTACTGTGTGGATAACCTTCCCCCTACGCTTCTTCCTAAATTCATGGAGCTTATGAACAATTCAGGAAAGAAAATGAATAAGGTAGCATTAGTAATGGACTTACGAGGCAGGGAATTTTTTGAACACTTATTCAAAGCCTTGGATGATCTTAATGAATCCTCCAAGTTTGTTCCTGAAATTTTATTCCTGGATGCGGATGACTCCGTTTTAGTAAGAAGATATAAGGAAACAAGACGTACTCATCCATTGGCTCCATCAGGATCGCCGTTGGAAGGGATTAGACTTGAACGAGATTTGCTTGAGGAATTAAAAGGACGTGCTCAAACGATTTATAACACATCAAATTTTAAGCCAAAAGAGCTGCGTGAGAAAATTGCCAAACAGTTCTCCGTAAATCAACGGGTAGAGTTCTCAATTAATATCATGTCATTTGGTTTCAAACATGGGATCCCTATCGATGCAGATTTAGTTTTTGATGTAAGATTCCTGCCTAATCCGTTTTATATAGAAAATATGCGTCCGCAAACTGGACTGGATGAAGAGGTTTCTTCTTACGTAATGAAATGGAGTGAAACCCAGAAATTTATTGAAAAATGGACGGATTTACTTGATTTTATGATTCCTCAATATAAACGTGAGGGGAAAGCCCAGTTAATTATCGCTGTGGGATGTACTGGAGGCCAGCATCGTTCCGTAACTTTAGCTGAATATCTGGGTAAACGGTATAACAATGAGTACCATACGAGTGTAACGCATCGTGATATTGATAAAAGGAAGGTACGCACAGATGACATCCATATCAGCACAACCTAA
- a CDS encoding 8-oxo-dGTP diphosphatase — protein sequence MQRVTNCMLMADGKALMLQKPRRNWWVAPGGKMESGESIHDSVMREFYEETNLKIERPELKGIFTMVNMKDDQIVHEWMLFSFRAYAFEGEAYQENEEGILKWHPLNDILALPMAEGDRKILDHMMNGQGILIGTFKYTEDFILLDYKLERNGE from the coding sequence TTGCAAAGAGTAACCAATTGTATGTTAATGGCAGATGGCAAGGCCCTTATGCTTCAGAAGCCCAGAAGAAATTGGTGGGTAGCGCCCGGCGGCAAAATGGAATCTGGAGAATCCATACATGACTCTGTCATGCGTGAATTCTATGAAGAAACCAATTTGAAAATCGAGCGTCCTGAGTTAAAAGGCATTTTCACCATGGTTAATATGAAAGATGACCAAATTGTTCATGAATGGATGCTTTTTTCTTTTCGTGCCTACGCATTTGAGGGAGAAGCATATCAGGAGAATGAGGAAGGGATTCTGAAATGGCATCCTTTAAACGATATTCTGGCATTGCCAATGGCAGAGGGAGATCGCAAAATATTGGATCATATGATGAATGGACAAGGAATACTAATAGGTACATTTAAATATACAGAAGATTTCATACTACTCGATTACAAGCTTGAAAGAAACGGGGAATAA
- the trxB gene encoding thioredoxin-disulfide reductase encodes MSEEKIYDVIIIGAGPAGMTAAVYTSRANLSTLMLERGIPGGQMANTEEVENYPGYETILGPDLSTKMFEHAKKFGAEYAYGEVKQIIDGKEYKTIDAGSKQYKTRTIIIATGAEYKKIGVPGEKELGGRGVSYCAVCDGAFFKNKELFVIGGGDSAVEEGVYLTRFASKVTIVHRRDELRAQKILQQRAFENEKVDFIWNTTLKSINEKDGKVGSVTLISTVDGTEREYPADGVFIYIGMLPLTKPFQTIGITNQAGYIETNDRMETKIPGIFAAGDVREKNLRQIVTATGDGSIAAQSAQHYVEELMEQLKAQAK; translated from the coding sequence ATGTCTGAGGAAAAAATTTATGATGTAATTATTATTGGAGCCGGACCGGCGGGTATGACAGCAGCTGTATATACGTCAAGAGCCAATCTTTCGACATTAATGCTTGAACGTGGCATTCCGGGCGGGCAAATGGCGAATACGGAAGAGGTTGAAAACTATCCAGGATATGAAACCATTCTTGGACCAGATTTATCAACTAAAATGTTCGAGCATGCGAAAAAATTTGGAGCAGAATATGCTTATGGTGAAGTAAAACAAATTATTGATGGAAAAGAATATAAAACCATTGATGCTGGTTCTAAGCAATATAAAACGCGTACTATTATTATTGCTACTGGTGCTGAATATAAGAAAATCGGCGTACCAGGTGAAAAAGAGCTAGGTGGTCGCGGTGTTTCCTATTGTGCAGTTTGTGACGGAGCTTTCTTTAAGAACAAAGAACTTTTCGTGATTGGCGGAGGAGATTCTGCTGTTGAAGAAGGTGTGTACTTAACTCGCTTTGCTTCTAAAGTAACGATTGTACACCGCAGGGATGAACTTCGTGCTCAAAAAATTCTGCAGCAGCGTGCCTTTGAGAATGAAAAGGTAGATTTTATTTGGAATACAACGTTAAAAAGCATTAATGAGAAAGATGGTAAGGTTGGCAGTGTAACATTGATATCCACTGTTGATGGTACTGAGCGCGAGTATCCGGCAGATGGCGTATTCATTTATATTGGAATGCTGCCGTTAACAAAACCATTCCAAACTATCGGAATTACGAATCAAGCTGGTTATATCGAAACCAATGATCGCATGGAAACAAAAATTCCTGGTATTTTTGCAGCCGGAGATGTTCGTGAAAAGAATTTACGACAAATTGTTACGGCAACAGGTGATGGCAGTATAGCTGCTCAATCCGCACAGCATTATGTTGAAGAGTTGATGGAGCAATTAAAAGCACAAGCAAAATAA
- a CDS encoding tetratricopeptide repeat protein: MGNNFNLTNKAKVVSFNPTGEFYFTKGIKAFQRRELYRAKKYMNRALQLEPGEPMIACQLAVICTELGEYQFSNQLLENILQELDPFMTECHYFLANNFAHMGLFKEAYKHANEYLNKDQFGEFSEDAEDLLDLITFETDETEETLEVQDDLMMRQEAARELLEAGNFVKAVEKIEELIDLYPEFWSAYNNLALAYFYVGKTEKAFETLDRVLEKNPGNLHALCNGMVFYHYQMEQDKLDEVFAVLKKVRPILDEHRLKLGATFALTGYYEEAYIWLRQLQKKGYEGDGTFYYWLSKSAHQIGQKRVAENAWAKVVEYSPDKEGLEPWGEMTEDEESGFEEHAPSIIKKLESEYLEERLFGLFLASHSGEFNQIKTHPSYETNKRFTAMEREYKNSIELSDNRQFFAAEVADTLYRFYQPVKLIESGLYFLWFSVYAEGKENGIRFSNPLAWAAAIDYEWHKLRGEKESQKTVAERYGISNSTLSKYVKLVAELLQ; the protein is encoded by the coding sequence ATGGGGAATAATTTTAATTTGACTAATAAGGCAAAAGTTGTTTCGTTTAACCCCACGGGAGAGTTCTATTTTACAAAGGGAATAAAAGCTTTCCAGCGAAGGGAATTATATAGAGCTAAGAAATATATGAACCGTGCGTTGCAGCTGGAACCGGGTGAGCCGATGATTGCTTGCCAGCTGGCTGTGATTTGTACGGAATTAGGTGAATATCAGTTTTCGAATCAGCTGCTTGAGAATATTCTTCAGGAGTTGGATCCGTTTATGACGGAGTGCCATTATTTCCTGGCTAATAATTTTGCTCATATGGGTTTATTTAAAGAGGCCTATAAGCATGCTAACGAATATTTAAATAAAGATCAGTTTGGTGAATTCAGTGAGGATGCAGAAGATTTGCTGGATTTAATCACATTTGAGACGGATGAAACAGAAGAGACCTTGGAAGTTCAGGATGATTTAATGATGCGCCAAGAGGCGGCACGTGAGTTGCTTGAAGCGGGTAATTTTGTGAAAGCCGTTGAAAAAATTGAAGAATTAATCGATTTATATCCTGAATTTTGGTCGGCTTATAATAATTTGGCACTGGCTTATTTCTATGTAGGTAAAACAGAGAAAGCTTTTGAGACGCTCGATCGAGTCCTTGAGAAGAACCCTGGCAATCTGCATGCTCTGTGCAATGGAATGGTCTTTTACCATTATCAGATGGAGCAGGATAAGCTTGATGAGGTTTTCGCTGTCCTAAAAAAAGTCAGACCTATTCTTGATGAACACCGGTTAAAATTAGGAGCGACCTTTGCGCTGACTGGTTATTATGAGGAAGCTTATATCTGGCTTCGCCAGCTGCAGAAAAAGGGTTATGAAGGGGACGGAACCTTCTATTATTGGCTCAGTAAATCTGCCCATCAAATCGGGCAAAAGAGAGTTGCTGAAAATGCCTGGGCTAAAGTGGTTGAATACAGTCCTGATAAAGAGGGACTTGAGCCTTGGGGCGAAATGACTGAAGATGAGGAATCTGGATTTGAAGAGCATGCGCCTTCCATCATTAAAAAGTTGGAAAGTGAGTATCTGGAGGAGAGATTGTTTGGTCTCTTTTTAGCGAGTCATTCGGGGGAATTTAATCAAATTAAAACTCATCCCTCTTACGAAACTAATAAACGTTTCACAGCGATGGAACGAGAATATAAAAATAGCATCGAGCTATCCGATAACCGTCAATTTTTTGCGGCAGAGGTAGCAGACACGTTATATAGGTTTTATCAGCCGGTAAAATTGATTGAGTCCGGCCTTTATTTTCTCTGGTTTTCTGTATATGCAGAAGGAAAAGAGAATGGTATACGGTTCTCAAATCCACTTGCCTGGGCAGCTGCTATTGATTACGAATGGCACAAGCTGCGCGGTGAAAAAGAATCTCAAAAAACAGTGGCGGAACGATATGGAATATCTAACTCGACACTTTCTAAGTATGTAAAGCTTGTAGCCGAATTGTTGCAATGA
- the hisIE gene encoding bifunctional phosphoribosyl-AMP cyclohydrolase/phosphoribosyl-ATP diphosphatase HisIE, with translation MNIENIRFDTNGLVPAIVQDGETKEVLTLAYMNKESLEKTIQTGETWFYSRSRQELWHKGETSKNTQAVREIRYDCDQDALVVLVQPAGPACHNGTVSCFTESLYQADDINLIQPADEAKDFMYDLEKIIAKREAERPEGSYTTYLFEEGVDKILKKVGEEAAEVIIAAKNRDLEELKWEVSDLFFHVLVLLKEQNLPFSEIQKNLRERHLTKQNDEETDSKG, from the coding sequence ATGAATATAGAGAATATACGATTTGATACGAACGGATTAGTGCCGGCCATTGTTCAGGATGGAGAAACGAAGGAAGTCCTGACACTGGCTTATATGAATAAGGAATCATTGGAGAAAACGATTCAAACGGGAGAAACCTGGTTTTACAGTCGTTCCCGCCAGGAGCTTTGGCATAAAGGGGAAACAAGCAAAAACACTCAAGCCGTACGGGAAATCCGCTATGATTGCGATCAGGATGCATTAGTAGTATTGGTTCAACCAGCAGGCCCAGCCTGTCATAACGGCACGGTAAGCTGCTTTACGGAATCGCTCTATCAGGCTGATGATATTAATTTAATTCAGCCGGCAGATGAAGCAAAGGATTTTATGTATGATTTGGAGAAAATCATTGCTAAACGGGAAGCAGAGCGTCCCGAAGGCTCCTATACAACGTATTTATTTGAAGAAGGGGTAGACAAGATTCTTAAAAAGGTGGGAGAAGAAGCAGCCGAAGTCATCATCGCTGCCAAAAACCGCGACCTAGAAGAATTAAAATGGGAAGTATCCGATTTATTCTTTCATGTCCTTGTCCTCTTAAAAGAACAAAATCTCCCATTCTCTGAAATTCAAAAAAACCTCCGTGAACGCCATCTTACTAAACAGAATGATGAAGAAACTGACTCAAAAGGATGA
- the hisF gene encoding imidazole glycerol phosphate synthase subunit HisF: MITKRIIPCLDVKEGRVVKGIQFLGLQDAGDPVELAKMYDDQGADELVFLDISASHEGRKTMVEVVREAATVLSIPFTVGGGINSVADMRTILRAGADKVSVNTAAVLRPELIAEGASYFGNQCIVLAIDAKYDAEMNGFRVYTHGGRKATELNAIDWAKQAVALGAGEILLTSMDCDGEKSGFHIELTKAISEAVTVPVIASGGAGSKEDFAEVFTEGKADAALAASIFHYKETSVQEVKRRLREQGVLVR; encoded by the coding sequence ATGATTACGAAACGAATTATTCCCTGTTTAGATGTAAAAGAGGGCCGTGTCGTGAAAGGGATTCAGTTCCTTGGGCTTCAGGATGCAGGTGATCCAGTTGAATTGGCGAAAATGTATGATGACCAAGGAGCAGATGAGCTAGTATTCCTTGATATTTCAGCGTCCCATGAAGGAAGAAAGACGATGGTGGAAGTGGTTCGGGAAGCGGCGACTGTCCTGAGTATCCCATTTACAGTTGGTGGAGGGATTAACTCAGTTGCTGATATGAGGACCATTCTGCGTGCCGGAGCGGATAAGGTATCTGTAAACACGGCGGCAGTGCTTCGGCCGGAGCTGATTGCAGAGGGAGCCAGCTATTTTGGGAATCAGTGTATCGTTCTTGCTATTGATGCAAAGTATGATGCGGAGATGAACGGCTTTCGAGTTTATACACATGGCGGCCGTAAAGCTACCGAATTAAATGCTATTGATTGGGCTAAGCAAGCCGTTGCGCTCGGTGCCGGTGAAATATTACTAACGAGTATGGACTGTGACGGGGAAAAAAGCGGATTCCATATTGAACTGACCAAGGCGATCAGTGAGGCTGTTACAGTCCCGGTGATTGCGTCCGGTGGAGCGGGAAGTAAGGAAGATTTTGCTGAGGTGTTTACAGAAGGAAAAGCAGACGCAGCACTGGCTGCTTCCATTTTTCATTACAAAGAGACAAGCGTACAGGAAGTTAAACGTAGACTGCGAGAACAAGGAGTGCTTGTGAGATGA
- the hisA gene encoding 1-(5-phosphoribosyl)-5-[(5-phosphoribosylamino)methylideneamino]imidazole-4-carboxamide isomerase, with protein MGTNFTIYPAIDMRGGKCVRLLQGDYGQETVYGDSPFEMAKSFSDLGAKWIHMVDLDGAKEGNPVNEEHVLKAARELKSVSIQVGGGIRNEEQVARYLENGISRVILGSVAVREPEFATRMIQQYPGKVAIGLDGKSGKVATDGWLKTSEWTVVDLGKYFADKGAEWFIFTDIANDGMLNGPSVEATAELARATGKNVIASGGMSQLEDIAALQAYQADGIEGVIIGKALYENRFTLPQALAKAVESL; from the coding sequence ATGGGGACTAATTTTACAATCTATCCGGCAATTGATATGAGAGGCGGTAAATGTGTCCGTCTTCTGCAGGGAGATTATGGGCAGGAAACGGTTTATGGAGATTCTCCATTTGAAATGGCCAAGTCCTTTTCTGATTTAGGAGCCAAATGGATTCATATGGTCGATTTAGACGGTGCCAAAGAGGGAAATCCAGTTAATGAGGAACACGTACTAAAGGCAGCCCGGGAATTAAAGAGCGTATCCATTCAAGTCGGAGGCGGGATTCGCAATGAGGAGCAGGTAGCCCGTTACTTGGAGAATGGTATATCGCGTGTCATTCTTGGCAGTGTGGCTGTAAGAGAACCGGAATTTGCCACACGGATGATTCAGCAATATCCGGGGAAAGTTGCTATAGGACTGGATGGTAAAAGCGGTAAGGTGGCGACTGATGGCTGGCTGAAAACAAGTGAATGGACTGTCGTTGACTTAGGCAAGTATTTTGCCGATAAAGGGGCAGAATGGTTCATTTTTACGGATATCGCCAATGACGGGATGCTTAATGGTCCCAGTGTAGAGGCAACAGCTGAACTTGCGCGCGCAACCGGAAAGAATGTCATCGCATCAGGAGGAATGAGTCAGCTTGAGGATATCGCTGCTTTACAGGCCTATCAAGCGGATGGAATTGAAGGAGTCATCATCGGGAAGGCACTTTATGAAAATCGCTTTACATTGCCGCAGGCCCTAGCGAAGGCGGTTGAATCCTTATGA